One region of Streptomyces subrutilus genomic DNA includes:
- a CDS encoding globin domain-containing protein: MRFRIGRSGHTSHLPVPEDPAPAPPGHAFEPERVAPAPVEPPLSAHEIGLVRASVAVVEPLAADMTVYFYAILFARYPEVRPMFPPGMDAQRGRLLRALLRIVDLVDDPESLVRFCGHLGRDHRKFGTLSAHFPAVGECLLASLARYAGPAWTAEIAAAWTKAYGVVAQVMIDAAAQDEALRPAVWPATIVHRVSRGNGIAEITVRPHMPYAYAAGQYVSVETPWLPKHWRYYSPANAPREDGTLTFHVRAVAGGSVSGALVHRATVGDVVQLGAPMGDMVLDAAVHRDLLCVAGGTGLAPIRALVEEVARRGGRHQVDLFLGARTGAELYGVDDMLRMAQRHHWLSIRGAVSHEYVPGIRGSLPQVLAEYGPWYQHDVYLSGPAQMVVSANETLTQGGTLPERIHYDPFETPVLSMP, translated from the coding sequence TTGAGATTCCGAATAGGCCGCTCAGGCCACACGTCCCACCTCCCCGTTCCGGAAGATCCGGCACCCGCTCCGCCCGGCCACGCCTTCGAGCCGGAGCGCGTCGCACCCGCGCCCGTCGAGCCGCCCCTGTCGGCCCATGAGATCGGCCTCGTCCGCGCCTCCGTCGCCGTGGTCGAGCCGCTCGCCGCGGACATGACGGTGTACTTCTACGCCATCCTCTTCGCCCGGTACCCCGAGGTCCGTCCGATGTTCCCGCCGGGGATGGACGCCCAGCGCGGCCGTCTGCTGCGCGCCCTGCTGCGCATCGTGGACCTGGTCGACGACCCGGAGAGCCTGGTCCGCTTCTGTGGGCACCTGGGGCGCGACCACCGCAAGTTCGGAACGCTCAGCGCGCACTTCCCGGCCGTCGGCGAGTGCCTGCTGGCCTCCCTCGCCCGCTACGCCGGCCCCGCGTGGACCGCGGAGATCGCCGCCGCCTGGACGAAGGCGTACGGCGTGGTCGCCCAGGTCATGATCGACGCGGCCGCGCAGGACGAGGCGCTGCGGCCCGCCGTGTGGCCCGCCACCATCGTGCACCGCGTGTCGCGGGGGAACGGGATCGCCGAGATCACCGTGCGCCCGCACATGCCCTACGCCTACGCCGCCGGACAGTACGTGAGCGTCGAGACCCCCTGGCTGCCGAAGCACTGGCGCTACTACTCCCCCGCGAACGCGCCCCGCGAGGACGGAACCCTCACCTTTCACGTGCGGGCGGTCGCCGGCGGCTCGGTCAGCGGCGCCCTGGTACACCGGGCGACGGTGGGTGACGTGGTCCAGCTGGGCGCCCCGATGGGCGACATGGTGCTGGACGCCGCCGTCCACCGCGACCTGCTCTGCGTGGCCGGCGGCACCGGCCTCGCTCCGATCCGCGCGCTCGTCGAGGAGGTCGCCCGCCGCGGCGGACGCCACCAGGTGGACCTCTTCCTCGGCGCCCGCACCGGCGCCGAGCTGTACGGGGTGGACGACATGCTGCGGATGGCCCAGCGCCACCACTGGTTGTCCATCAGGGGCGCGGTCTCCCACGAGTACGTCCCCGGCATCCGGGGGTCGTTGCCGCAGGTGCTGGCCGAGTACGGGCCGTGGTACCAGCACGACGTGTACCTCAGCGGCCCGGCCCAGATGGTGGTCTCCGCCAACGAGACGCTCACCCAGGGCGGCACCCTGCCCGAACGCATCCACTACGACCCGTTCGAGACGCCCGTCCTGTCCATGCCCTGA
- a CDS encoding pyridoxamine 5'-phosphate oxidase family protein, which translates to MTSSPPPFGSAGEHRLQQQLGTVERAARFYDQQVRPCLTSEMREFIGRQSMMFLATADAHGECDASFRAGPPGFVHVIDDRTLAYPEFRGNGVLASAGNMTENPHLGMLFVDFTHHHVGLHVNGVARLYTDMGLRSLHPGLPVDVAPGRTPELWVQLSVEEAYIHCSKYIPHLEPAPRPGSHDAARPKDANYFTGLEPTPGAPRR; encoded by the coding sequence GTGACCTCGTCCCCGCCGCCCTTCGGATCCGCAGGTGAACACCGGCTGCAGCAGCAGCTGGGCACCGTCGAGCGCGCCGCCCGGTTCTACGATCAGCAGGTGCGCCCCTGCCTCACGTCCGAGATGCGGGAGTTCATCGGCCGCCAGTCGATGATGTTCCTGGCCACCGCCGACGCGCACGGGGAGTGCGATGCCAGTTTCCGGGCGGGGCCGCCGGGGTTCGTCCACGTGATCGACGACCGCACGCTCGCGTACCCCGAGTTCCGCGGGAACGGTGTGCTCGCCAGCGCCGGGAACATGACGGAGAACCCCCATCTCGGCATGCTGTTCGTGGACTTCACCCACCACCACGTGGGCCTCCACGTCAACGGCGTGGCCCGGCTCTACACCGACATGGGCCTGCGTTCGCTCCATCCGGGCCTGCCGGTCGACGTGGCGCCGGGGCGCACGCCCGAGCTGTGGGTCCAGCTGAGCGTCGAAGAGGCCTACATCCACTGCTCGAAGTACATACCCCACCTGGAGCCGGCCCCGCGCCCCGGCAGCCATGACGCCGCGCGCCCCAAGGACGCGAACTACTTCACCGGCCTGGAGCCGACGCCGGGCGCCCCCCGCCGGTAG
- a CDS encoding FAD-dependent oxidoreductase: MPKRHAVVAGAGIGGLTAAIALHRRGWHVTVCERAPEPPTTGAGIGLAPNALRALDHIGVDLARAAGSAVPATMGVRRSDGLWLTRAETADMAARYGVAPIAVPRPAFTAALAAALPPEALRYGTTVTGVDDAAGRASVRTAAGPSLPADLVVAADGIHSPLRQAYFPAHPGLHYLGEMAWRTMVDAPDLRIATMSETWGRGERFGVTPLSDGRFYLYATAVVPAGTRSADPRAELRRRFRAWHDPIPALLDRIDRLDAGDLLCNDLYDLAAPLPRLHHGRIAWLGDAAHAMAPNLGQGGCQAIEDAVVLAHLLPAGDTGDAGGGTGAADRVLAALAAYTAARRDRTDAVRLRARRVGRLGAARHPLAVAARDLAVRATPGRLALRGMDDLFNGFRLPG; the protein is encoded by the coding sequence ATGCCGAAGCGTCACGCAGTGGTGGCCGGGGCCGGGATCGGCGGCCTGACGGCAGCCATCGCACTGCACCGCCGCGGCTGGCACGTCACCGTGTGCGAACGCGCCCCCGAACCGCCGACCACCGGCGCCGGCATCGGCCTCGCGCCCAACGCCCTGCGCGCCCTCGACCACATCGGCGTCGACCTGGCCCGCGCCGCCGGCAGCGCCGTACCCGCCACCATGGGCGTACGCCGCTCCGACGGCCTGTGGCTCACCCGCGCCGAGACCGCGGACATGGCCGCCCGGTACGGCGTGGCCCCGATCGCCGTCCCGCGGCCGGCCTTCACCGCGGCCCTCGCCGCCGCCCTGCCGCCGGAGGCCCTTCGCTACGGCACCACCGTGACCGGTGTCGACGATGCCGCGGGCCGCGCGAGCGTCCGTACGGCAGCGGGCCCGAGCCTTCCCGCCGATCTGGTCGTCGCCGCGGACGGCATCCACAGCCCGCTGCGCCAGGCGTACTTCCCCGCCCACCCCGGCCTGCACTACCTCGGCGAGATGGCCTGGCGGACCATGGTGGACGCGCCGGACCTCCGGATCGCGACCATGAGCGAGACCTGGGGGAGGGGGGAGCGGTTCGGCGTGACCCCGCTGTCCGACGGCCGGTTCTACCTCTACGCCACCGCGGTCGTCCCGGCCGGCACCCGGTCGGCCGACCCCCGCGCCGAACTCCGCCGCCGCTTCCGCGCCTGGCACGACCCGATTCCGGCCCTGCTGGACCGTATCGACCGCCTCGACGCCGGCGACCTCCTCTGCAACGACCTCTACGACCTGGCCGCCCCGCTCCCGCGTCTGCACCACGGCCGGATCGCCTGGCTCGGCGACGCCGCCCACGCCATGGCCCCGAACCTCGGCCAGGGCGGCTGCCAGGCCATCGAGGACGCGGTGGTCCTCGCCCACCTCCTCCCCGCCGGGGACACGGGAGACGCGGGAGGCGGGACAGGCGCCGCCGACCGCGTCCTGGCCGCCCTCGCCGCGTACACCGCGGCCCGCCGCGACCGTACGGACGCCGTCCGGCTCCGCGCCCGCCGCGTCGGACGCCTGGGCGCCGCCCGCCACCCGCTCGCGGTGGCGGCCCGCGACCTCGCGGTCCGCGCCACCCCTGGCCGGCTGGCCCTGCGCGGCATGGACGACCTGTTCAACGGCTTCCGCCTCCCCGGGTAG
- a CDS encoding (2,3-dihydroxybenzoyl)adenylate synthase produces the protein MTTMLDGCTPWPREYVDRYWSAGHWRGNTLDNLLRGWALQYGPRTALVHGGTRLTYAALNRRADRMAAGFRLRGLRPGQRVVVQLPNVPEFVTTVFALMRAGAVPVLCPVAYRAPEVSHLVRLTQAVGYVGPSVRAGYDHTAMAADIAAQGPFLRRVFTLDAPGTASPYGGLTTDPAGCQYSPLGSIDAAPEPPLALSADQVAFFLCSGAAATAPRLVPRTHNDYAYQARAAAELVSLTESDVYLAALPAESDFAFGSPGIVGTLSAGGTVVLAEGSEPAACLAVIARERVTVTSVVPAVARLWLGALCAAPADVSSLRLVQFGGDAALDRQAAERLARAWGCRLQQVFGMPEGVLALTRPADPEETVLITQGRPLSPDDEIRIVGTDGRDVPEGESGELLARGPHTPRGYYRAPEHNARSYTPDGYFRTGALARRTPDGGLVVTGRLGDDPSGLPATSG, from the coding sequence ATGACCACCATGCTCGACGGCTGCACGCCCTGGCCCCGGGAGTACGTCGACCGCTACTGGTCGGCCGGGCACTGGCGCGGCAACACCCTGGACAACCTGCTGCGCGGCTGGGCCCTGCAGTACGGACCGCGGACCGCCCTCGTGCACGGCGGCACCCGCCTCACGTACGCGGCCCTGAACCGGCGCGCGGACCGCATGGCCGCCGGCTTCCGGCTGCGCGGCCTGCGGCCCGGGCAGCGGGTCGTCGTCCAGCTGCCGAACGTACCCGAGTTCGTCACCACCGTATTCGCGCTGATGCGCGCCGGCGCGGTCCCCGTGCTCTGCCCGGTCGCCTACCGCGCGCCCGAGGTCTCGCACCTCGTGCGGCTCACCCAGGCCGTCGGCTACGTCGGCCCCTCGGTGCGCGCGGGTTACGACCACACGGCGATGGCGGCGGACATCGCCGCACAAGGCCCCTTCCTGCGGCGGGTGTTCACCCTGGACGCGCCCGGCACCGCCTCCCCGTACGGCGGCCTCACCACCGACCCCGCGGGCTGTCAGTACAGCCCGCTGGGCTCCATCGACGCCGCGCCCGAGCCGCCGCTCGCGCTGAGCGCGGACCAGGTGGCGTTCTTCCTGTGCTCCGGCGCCGCCGCCACGGCGCCCCGGCTCGTCCCGCGCACCCACAACGACTACGCCTACCAGGCGCGGGCCGCTGCCGAGCTGGTGTCCCTCACCGAGAGCGACGTGTATCTCGCCGCGCTGCCCGCCGAGTCCGACTTCGCCTTCGGCAGCCCCGGTATCGTCGGCACCCTCTCGGCCGGCGGCACCGTCGTCCTGGCCGAGGGCTCGGAACCCGCCGCTTGCCTCGCGGTCATCGCGCGCGAGCGGGTCACCGTCACATCGGTGGTGCCCGCCGTCGCCCGGCTCTGGCTCGGCGCGCTTTGCGCGGCCCCGGCCGACGTGAGCAGTCTGCGCCTCGTGCAGTTCGGCGGCGACGCGGCCCTGGACCGGCAGGCCGCCGAACGCCTGGCCCGTGCATGGGGCTGTCGCCTGCAGCAGGTCTTCGGCATGCCCGAGGGCGTACTGGCCCTCACCCGGCCCGCCGACCCGGAGGAGACCGTGCTCATCACCCAGGGCCGCCCGCTCTCGCCCGACGACGAGATCCGCATCGTCGGCACCGACGGCAGGGACGTACCCGAGGGGGAGTCCGGCGAACTGCTCGCCCGCGGTCCGCACACCCCGCGCGGCTACTACCGCGCGCCCGAGCACAACGCACGCTCCTACACGCCCGACGGCTACTTCCGCACCGGCGCCCTCGCCCGGCGCACCCCCGACGGAGGCCTGGTCGTGACGGGCCGCCTCGGAGACGACCCGTCGGGGCTCCCGGCCACTTCGGGGTGA
- a CDS encoding MarR family winged helix-turn-helix transcriptional regulator, protein MSKGSPGPTPGFLVWRLANKWRVAVDRAVAPLGLTHAQYSLVSSLYGMQRAGDRPSQRRLADHTGLEALYVSKLARALESAGLIERTRDPRDPRAVQLALTEQGQAVTRQAVAVVQELLGRLLEPLGGPDAPRTRAFTEELTTLLDAPLAPPVPDDESNQGTPP, encoded by the coding sequence ATGAGCAAGGGTTCACCGGGTCCCACGCCCGGCTTCCTGGTATGGCGGCTCGCCAACAAATGGCGGGTCGCGGTCGATCGCGCGGTGGCTCCGCTGGGCCTCACCCACGCGCAGTACTCGCTGGTCTCGTCGCTGTACGGGATGCAGCGCGCCGGCGACCGGCCCAGCCAGCGCCGACTCGCCGACCACACCGGCCTGGAGGCGCTGTACGTCTCGAAGCTGGCGCGCGCCCTGGAGTCGGCCGGCCTGATCGAGCGCACCCGCGATCCCCGCGACCCGCGCGCCGTGCAGCTCGCCCTCACCGAGCAGGGCCAGGCCGTCACGCGGCAGGCCGTCGCGGTGGTCCAGGAGCTGCTCGGCCGGCTCCTGGAACCGCTCGGCGGCCCCGACGCCCCGCGGACACGCGCGTTCACCGAAGAGCTGACGACCCTGCTCGACGCACCTCTCGCTCCACCCGTACCCGACGACGAGAGCAATCAGGGGACCCCGCCATGA
- the ligA gene encoding NAD-dependent DNA ligase LigA, whose translation MKITPAVEALSVLSGRDDYEAALARLRELSRAYYGEGDSPVDDAAYDRLRLAVLAWEQAHPDEAAPESPTGLVGDGAAPAGDIAHTTRLLSLDNVFDPAGLLAWGASLQRRLGRAPAGGFAVEPKMDGAAVAARYRAGRLEQIITRGDGAHGEDVSHVIGTVEGLPERLPVPATFEVRGEVLFTQAQFETANEVRAAHGAQVFANPRNGTAGTLRAKDRPYRLAMTFWAYGAVELDGVAFVPAGATHAEALAAVAEAGVRTTADTPAGLHVVATLAEAQQKVEETAAMRAALPFGIDGVVVKANDAAEQAAAGSGSRFPYWAIAYKLPAVERQTVLKDVVWDVGRTGVLAPTAILEPVDIDGSTVTRATLHNPADIRRRDLHLGDTVTVYKAGDIIPRVQAPVTALRPAGAREVPLPTACPHCAGEINKDQERWRCAKGTACALPALIEYAAGRDMLDIDGLGRTYVNALIEAGAVTDVADLFTLTEDQLTAASGSAKRGAKLAEQIGAAKSRPLSRVFCALGVLGTGRSMSRRIAAHFGSMDAIRQADAALMQEVEGIGGEKAPVIVEQVAALAPVIDKLAAAGVNMQEPQEAQPAGDGPLANATVVVTGRMSGPLADLGRSEMNALIERAGGKAGSSVNSRTAYLVSAPSAAGKPSSKALKAAELGVTVLTPEAFADLVADYLG comes from the coding sequence ATGAAGATCACCCCCGCCGTCGAGGCGTTGTCCGTCCTGTCCGGCCGCGATGACTACGAGGCCGCCCTCGCCCGCCTGCGCGAGCTTTCGCGGGCGTACTACGGCGAAGGCGACAGCCCCGTGGACGACGCCGCCTACGACCGGCTGCGGCTCGCCGTGCTGGCCTGGGAGCAGGCGCACCCGGACGAAGCCGCCCCGGAGTCCCCGACCGGCCTGGTCGGGGACGGCGCCGCCCCGGCGGGCGACATCGCGCACACCACCCGGCTGCTCAGCCTGGACAACGTCTTCGACCCGGCCGGGCTCCTCGCCTGGGGGGCCTCGCTCCAGCGCCGCCTGGGACGGGCGCCCGCCGGCGGGTTCGCCGTCGAGCCGAAGATGGACGGTGCGGCCGTGGCCGCCCGCTACCGCGCCGGGCGGCTCGAGCAGATCATCACCCGCGGCGACGGCGCCCACGGAGAGGACGTCAGCCACGTCATCGGCACCGTCGAGGGCCTGCCCGAGCGGCTGCCCGTACCGGCCACCTTCGAAGTGCGCGGCGAGGTCCTGTTCACCCAGGCGCAGTTCGAGACCGCGAACGAGGTCCGCGCCGCCCACGGCGCGCAGGTCTTCGCCAATCCGCGCAACGGCACGGCGGGAACCCTGCGCGCGAAGGACCGGCCCTACCGGCTCGCGATGACGTTCTGGGCGTACGGCGCGGTCGAGCTCGACGGCGTCGCGTTCGTGCCCGCCGGCGCCACCCACGCCGAGGCCCTGGCCGCCGTCGCCGAGGCCGGGGTGCGGACCACGGCCGATACACCCGCCGGCCTGCACGTGGTCGCCACCCTCGCCGAGGCGCAGCAAAAGGTCGAGGAGACGGCCGCGATGCGCGCCGCCCTGCCGTTCGGCATCGACGGGGTCGTCGTCAAGGCCAACGACGCGGCCGAGCAGGCCGCGGCTGGGTCCGGCAGCAGGTTCCCGTACTGGGCGATCGCCTACAAACTCCCGGCCGTCGAGCGGCAGACCGTGCTCAAGGACGTGGTCTGGGACGTGGGCCGTACGGGAGTGCTCGCTCCGACGGCCATCCTCGAACCGGTGGACATCGACGGTTCCACGGTCACCCGGGCCACCCTCCACAACCCGGCCGACATCCGCCGCCGCGACCTCCACCTCGGCGACACCGTCACCGTCTACAAGGCGGGCGACATCATCCCCCGCGTGCAGGCCCCCGTCACCGCCCTGCGCCCGGCGGGCGCGCGGGAGGTGCCGCTGCCCACGGCATGCCCGCACTGCGCGGGGGAGATCAACAAGGACCAGGAGCGCTGGCGTTGCGCGAAGGGGACCGCCTGCGCCCTGCCGGCACTGATCGAGTACGCCGCCGGACGCGACATGCTCGACATCGACGGCCTGGGCAGGACGTACGTCAACGCCCTGATCGAGGCCGGCGCCGTCACGGACGTCGCCGACCTGTTCACCCTCACCGAGGACCAGCTCACCGCCGCCTCCGGCAGTGCGAAGCGGGGAGCGAAGCTGGCCGAGCAGATCGGGGCCGCCAAGTCCCGTCCGCTCAGCCGTGTCTTCTGCGCCCTGGGCGTCCTCGGCACCGGGCGCAGCATGTCCCGCCGCATCGCCGCGCACTTCGGCAGCATGGACGCCATCCGGCAGGCCGACGCCGCGCTGATGCAGGAGGTCGAGGGCATTGGCGGGGAGAAGGCTCCGGTCATCGTCGAGCAGGTCGCAGCCCTGGCTCCGGTCATCGACAAGCTGGCCGCGGCCGGGGTCAACATGCAGGAACCCCAGGAGGCGCAGCCGGCCGGCGACGGCCCGCTGGCGAACGCCACCGTCGTCGTCACCGGCAGGATGAGCGGCCCGCTGGCGGACCTGGGCCGTTCCGAGATGAACGCCCTGATCGAGCGGGCCGGAGGCAAGGCGGGCAGCAGCGTCAACTCCAGGACCGCCTACCTGGTCTCGGCGCCGTCCGCGGCCGGCAAACCGAGCTCCAAGGCCCTCAAGGCCGCGGAACTGGGCGTCACGGTCCTCACCCCGGAGGCCTTCGCCGACCTGGTCGCCGACTACCTGGGCTGA
- a CDS encoding YciI family protein has product MAKYLLLKHYRGAPAAVNDVPMDQWSPEEISAHVQYMNDFAARLETTGEFVDGQALAPGGAWVRYDGEGRPPVTDGPFAETKDLIAGWMIIDVDSYERAVELAGELSAAPGAGGKPIHEWLEVRPFLSAPPTITE; this is encoded by the coding sequence ATGGCCAAGTACCTCCTGCTGAAGCACTACCGCGGCGCTCCGGCCGCGGTCAACGACGTGCCGATGGACCAGTGGAGCCCCGAGGAGATCTCGGCACACGTGCAGTACATGAACGACTTCGCGGCCCGGCTGGAGACGACGGGCGAGTTCGTCGACGGCCAGGCGCTCGCCCCCGGGGGAGCGTGGGTCCGCTACGACGGTGAGGGGCGCCCGCCGGTCACCGACGGACCGTTCGCGGAGACCAAGGACCTCATCGCCGGCTGGATGATCATCGACGTCGACAGCTACGAGCGCGCCGTCGAGCTGGCCGGGGAGCTGTCGGCCGCCCCCGGGGCGGGCGGCAAGCCGATCCACGAGTGGCTCGAGGTGCGCCCCTTCCTGTCCGCGCCGCCCACCATCACGGAGTGA
- a CDS encoding RNA polymerase sigma factor, giving the protein MDEVLLRSLTPGVLAVLVRRGADFAAAEDAVQDALVEAVRVWPAGPPRDPKGWLVTVAWRRFLDATRADAARRRREVGVEEEPAPGPAAAADDTLQLYFLCAHPSLSPSSAVALTLRAVGGLTTRQIARAYLVPEATMAQRISRAKRTVSGVRFDRPGNVATVLRVLYLVFNEGYSGDVDLSAEAIRLTRQLAAAIDHPEVAGLLALMLIHHARRAGRTAPDGGLVPLAEQDRGRWDTASIAEGIAILQAALARDRLGEFQAQAAIAALHADAPTAEETDWVQIVEWYDELARLTDSPVVRLNRAVAVGEADGPRAGLAALAALDDSLPRYTAVAAYLHERDGDLATAAGLYAEAARKASDLAERDHLTRQAARLNAHHRSR; this is encoded by the coding sequence ATGGACGAGGTCCTGCTCAGGAGCCTCACACCGGGCGTGCTCGCCGTCCTCGTCCGCCGCGGAGCCGACTTCGCGGCGGCCGAGGACGCCGTGCAGGACGCGCTCGTGGAAGCGGTCCGCGTCTGGCCGGCCGGGCCGCCACGGGACCCGAAGGGCTGGCTGGTCACCGTGGCCTGGCGGCGGTTCCTCGACGCGACCCGGGCGGACGCGGCCCGGCGGCGTCGTGAGGTCGGCGTGGAGGAGGAGCCGGCGCCGGGGCCCGCCGCCGCGGCGGACGACACGCTCCAGCTCTACTTCCTGTGCGCCCACCCTTCGCTGTCGCCGTCGTCGGCGGTCGCGCTCACGCTGCGCGCCGTCGGCGGGCTCACCACCCGCCAGATCGCCCGGGCCTACCTGGTGCCCGAGGCGACGATGGCGCAGCGGATCAGCCGGGCGAAGCGCACCGTCTCCGGCGTGCGCTTCGACCGGCCCGGCAATGTCGCCACCGTGCTGCGCGTCCTCTACCTGGTCTTCAACGAGGGCTACTCCGGCGACGTGGACCTCTCGGCGGAGGCCATCCGGCTCACCCGGCAGCTCGCGGCGGCGATCGACCACCCCGAGGTGGCGGGGCTGCTGGCCCTCATGCTGATCCACCACGCCCGGCGCGCCGGCCGTACCGCGCCCGACGGTGGCCTGGTGCCGCTCGCCGAGCAGGACCGCGGCCGGTGGGACACCGCGTCGATCGCCGAGGGGATCGCGATCCTGCAGGCGGCCCTCGCCCGCGACCGGCTGGGCGAGTTCCAGGCGCAGGCCGCCATCGCGGCCCTGCACGCCGACGCGCCCACGGCCGAGGAGACCGACTGGGTGCAGATCGTCGAGTGGTACGACGAGCTCGCGCGGCTGACCGACAGCCCGGTCGTGCGGCTCAACCGGGCGGTGGCCGTCGGTGAGGCCGACGGACCGCGCGCCGGCCTGGCCGCGCTCGCCGCGCTGGACGATTCCCTGCCCCGGTACACCGCGGTGGCGGCCTACCTGCACGAGCGGGACGGCGACCTGGCGACGGCCGCAGGGCTCTACGCCGAGGCGGCGCGCAAGGCGTCCGACCTCGCCGAGCGCGACCACCTGACGCGCCAGGCCGCCCGGCTCAACGCCCACCACCGGAGCCGCTGA
- a CDS encoding amidohydrolase family protein, whose translation MRAGAEPRRPVFDAHLHIVDPRFPLTQNQGYLPPAFTVARYRERVAGLGIGGGAVVSGSFQGFDQAYLRAALAALGPGYAGVTQVPATVTDEEIGGLDAAGVRAVRFNVRRGGSATLDQLDRLARRVHEVAGWHTELYVDARDLPDLAATLAALPAVSVDHLGLHRDGLPHLLDLVERGVKVKATGFGRVDLDPATAMAAIVRADPAALMFGTDLPSTRARRPFSDDDLALVAEAVGGEHLDAVLWDNAAAFYRIDPRRPHVPDLREPPGPGRP comes from the coding sequence ATGCGGGCGGGCGCAGAGCCGCGGCGTCCGGTGTTCGACGCCCACCTGCACATCGTCGACCCGCGCTTCCCCCTGACCCAGAACCAGGGCTACCTGCCGCCCGCCTTCACGGTGGCCCGGTACCGCGAGCGCGTCGCCGGACTCGGCATCGGCGGCGGGGCGGTGGTGTCCGGCTCCTTCCAGGGCTTCGACCAGGCCTACCTGCGCGCGGCGCTGGCCGCGCTGGGCCCCGGCTACGCCGGGGTCACCCAGGTACCGGCCACGGTGACGGACGAGGAGATCGGCGGCCTCGACGCGGCCGGCGTACGGGCGGTCCGCTTCAACGTCCGCCGCGGCGGCTCGGCCACCCTCGACCAGCTCGACCGCCTCGCCCGGCGCGTCCACGAGGTCGCCGGCTGGCACACCGAGCTCTACGTCGACGCGCGCGACCTGCCCGACCTGGCCGCGACCCTGGCGGCCCTGCCCGCCGTGAGCGTGGACCACCTCGGTCTGCACCGCGACGGGCTTCCCCACCTGTTGGACCTGGTCGAGCGGGGCGTGAAGGTCAAGGCCACCGGATTCGGGCGCGTCGACCTCGACCCCGCAACGGCCATGGCCGCCATCGTGCGGGCCGATCCCGCGGCGCTGATGTTCGGCACCGACCTGCCCTCCACCCGCGCCCGCCGGCCGTTCTCCGACGACGACCTCGCCCTCGTCGCCGAAGCCGTCGGCGGGGAACACCTCGACGCGGTGCTGTGGGACAACGCCGCCGCGTTCTACCGCATCGACCCGCGGCGCCCGCACGTTCCCGACCTGCGAGAACCGCCGGGTCCGGGGAGGCCGTAG
- a CDS encoding class I SAM-dependent methyltransferase: MQRLEISDLITAVDPHSGRRLPVRRAEAVRLLRESGDERAAGIVAGLPADEDGVLDPRAVDRLLISVHTELQRLSEELRMGERLVHLLGPLFTAIRETSGQPGPYRLVDVGCGLGYLVRWLAATDALGADVELVGVDLDAALVGEAGRLARAEGLDCRFVHGNAFDLPEAATVYVSTGVLHHFRGPALAEFFRAQAASPALAFCHFDIAATGLAPIGAWVFHRARMRHPLGRHDGVVSARRAHSDGTLLRAAAVPGIRPLLYEPRGAVNPFCTTLRPVLGVRPHLEAPLRRALGRAARRLVGPEHLAEAVR, translated from the coding sequence GTGCAGCGACTCGAGATATCCGATCTGATCACGGCGGTGGATCCGCACAGCGGCCGCCGGCTCCCGGTCCGGCGCGCCGAGGCCGTCCGGCTGCTCCGCGAGAGCGGTGACGAGCGCGCGGCCGGGATCGTCGCCGGGCTGCCCGCGGACGAGGACGGCGTGCTAGACCCCCGCGCCGTGGACCGCCTGCTCATCAGCGTCCACACCGAGCTCCAGCGCCTGAGCGAGGAGCTGCGGATGGGCGAACGCCTCGTCCACCTGCTCGGCCCGCTCTTCACCGCGATCCGCGAGACGAGCGGGCAGCCCGGGCCGTACCGGCTGGTCGACGTCGGGTGCGGGCTGGGATACCTGGTCCGCTGGCTGGCGGCCACCGACGCCCTCGGCGCGGACGTCGAACTGGTCGGCGTCGACCTCGATGCCGCGCTGGTCGGGGAGGCGGGCCGGCTCGCCCGCGCGGAGGGCCTCGACTGCCGCTTCGTCCACGGCAACGCCTTCGACCTGCCGGAGGCGGCGACCGTCTACGTCTCCACGGGGGTGCTGCACCACTTCCGCGGCCCCGCCCTGGCCGAGTTCTTCCGCGCCCAGGCCGCCTCGCCGGCGCTCGCCTTCTGCCACTTCGACATCGCCGCGACCGGCCTCGCGCCGATCGGCGCCTGGGTGTTCCACCGCGCCCGGATGCGCCACCCGCTCGGCCGCCACGACGGCGTCGTCTCCGCGCGGCGCGCGCACAGCGACGGGACCCTGCTGCGCGCCGCCGCGGTACCGGGTATCCGGCCGCTGCTGTACGAGCCGCGCGGCGCGGTGAACCCGTTCTGCACCACACTGCGCCCGGTCCTCGGGGTCCGCCCGCACTTGGAGGCGCCGCTGCGCCGGGCCCTCGGGCGGGCCGCCCGCCGTCTGGTCGGCCCCGAGCACCTCGCCGAGGCCGTCCGATGA